DNA from Streptococcus parasuis:
GTAGCCATAAATGGTCTGCGATATCTTCCTTCAACAAAGCTGTTGATGGATCAATTTTTGCTGAATATACAATTGCACCGACAATGACAGCATAATCAAAGTCATCTAATGCTGGAGGAATTTGTGCTGACTCAACAAGAATAAATTCAATATTATATTTATTATCGACAATATCATCAACTGTCAACGCCGTTCTATCTGCAGTTTTATCCAGAGTAATCCAATTGGCTTTCTCTATAATTGCTAAGGCACGAGATGTATTGGATGGATCGGAAGGTATAGCAATTTTTGCACCATTTTTTATTTCATTTAGACTTTTATGGTTTGATGAGTATAGAGCCGCTGCAACAGTAGGAATTGGAGTCAAAGCAACTAGATTGGCATTATTACTACTATTGAAGTTATTCATATATGCAGTATGTTGCTCTACATTAACGTCAATATCACCCTCTGCAAGCGCCGTATCATTCTGTACCAAATCAGAAAACTCAGTAACCTCAAACGAATATCCTTTTTTTTCAAGTATAGGTATGATTGCATCTTCAAATAAAACGGTATAGGGCCCTGCTGCTTTTCCATAATGAATGATTTTATTTTCAGAAATATTTTCCGCACTTTTTTCAGTGTTGCATGCCCCCAATATAAATGTCAACGCAGCCAATCCTAAAACAAATAAGCATTTTTGTAAATTCCTAAACATTTTTATTCCCCTTTAATTTCTAAAATGATTTGCTAAATAATTTCCAATTCCTTGTAATGATTGTACAAAAACAATTAATATTAGTACTGTCGTAACCATCAAAACAGTATTAAAACGTTGATAACCATATGTTAACGCTAAATCACCTATGCCTCCTCCTCCAATAATTCCAGCCATCGCTGTTGCCCCCAACAGACCAATACTTCCAGTTGTAATAGTTAAAATGAGTGAGGACTTTGCCTCTGGTAAAAGAAAATAATAAATAATCTGCCACCAACTTGCTCCCATGCTTTGGGCAGCTTCAAGTATCCCTTTTTTTACTTCCAGCAATGAATTTTCAATTAACCGTGCTAAATAGGGAGCGATATAAACTACTAACGGAACAATTGCTGCTCTCGTTCCAATTCTTGTCCCAACAATCAATTTTGTGACTGGTGAGATAAAAATTAGCAAGATTACAAATGGTAGAGAGCGAAAAATATTTACTAAATTACTAACTATAGTGAATACTATTCGATTTTCTTTTAGACCTCCTGGTCTAGTAGTAACTAAAAGCAATGCAATGGGGATTCCTATTATTAAACCAAATAAAAGTGATAGGCTTAGCATATATATCGTTTGAACACCTGATTCTGCTAATCTTTCTAACTTAATTCCCAATAGTTTCTCCACCTATAATTCACCCAACCTTTCTATTGATACATTTTGTTCTATTAGGTATTCTTCAATTGCTGAGAAGTTGAAGTAATCTCCCTCTATTTTAACGATTAATATCCCTAATAAATCGTTTCTTAATTCACTAATGGATGCCGCTAGAATGCTAATTTTGATATTAAAGACTAGTGCTAATGAATGTAGAATTCCATCTCCAGCATGTCTTCCTACGAATATGAGTTTAGCAACGGTATCAGTAGGTAATAATTGCTCACTAATTATTCTCGGAACTCTGTTGCTCACAACAGTTTCTACAAATCGTTTCGTTATTTCTTGTTGCGGGTTTTTAAAAATTTCCAGAGTATCTCCTTGTTCAACAATTTTTCCAGCTTCCATTATTGTAATTTGATCACAAATTTTTCTAATCACATCCATTTCATGAGTAATTAATAATATTGTAACCCCGAATTGTTCATTTACTTTCACTAATAAGTCTAATATTGCATCTGTTGTATGTGGATCTAAAGCGCTAGTTGCCTCATCACACAAAAGGATTTCTGGATTTGTAGCTAGTGCTCGCGCAATACCAATTCGCTGTTTTTGACCTCCTGAGAGCTGAGAGACTTTCACATTCGCCTTTTCTCTCAAACCAACGAAATCAAGTAGGGTGTTGACCCGATCTTCTTGATCTTTTTTAGAAACTTTAGTAAGAATAAGTGGTAAAGCAATATTTTGAAACACAGTTTGACTTTCCAATAAATTAAACTGCTGAAATACCATACCAATATTTTTTCGAAGAGCATTTAATTCATTCTCAGGTAACTGTGTTAGGATTTTTCCTTGAACTTCAACTTCTCCCTTATCAGGTTTTTCCAAACCATTTACTAATCGTAATAAGGTTGATTTCCCGGCACCAGAATAGCCAATTACACCATAAATGCTCCCTTTTTTCACATGTAATGAGACATCTTGTAAAGCTGAAATCACTCTTCCGTTAACAAAATATGATTTTGAGACCTGTTCAATCTTAATCATCCTTTTCTCCTCTCAAAATCTTTAATGTTTGTAAAGCAAGTTGAGTGTAAATCTCTGAGGCTTTTGAGAGCGGTTCAGGTGAAACTTGAAACTTTGGATGATGATTTGGGTAGGTTATCCCTGTTCCAATCTGCCAATAAACACCTGGAATTTTCTCTTGATAAAAAGCAAAGTCCTCACCTCCAAGATTCTGCTTTGGCACTTCTACATTCAATCCTGCTTGTTTAGCAATTTCACTGATTACTTCAACCCATTTAGGATGATTTCGTGTGGCAGGTGGACCTTTTATCCAATCAATCGAATAGTCAACATTGTATGCCATAGCAATATGGCTAACAATATCATAAAACCGTTGTTTAAAAAGTTTTCGTTCGCTTGCTTTAAGAGTACGAATTGTTCCCTCAACTGTGGCGCGTTCAGGTATAACATTCCAAGTACTTCCAGCTTGAACATGAGTAAGACTCAATAAACTAGATTGAAAAGGATCACTATTTCGACTAACAATTGTTTGTAGTGACTGAATTAATGCACCTACAGCTACAATTGGGTCCTTACTAAGTTCTGGTTTTGCAGCATGTGATCCTATCCCTTTCAGATGTATTTTAAAACGATCTACTGCACCTGTCATTTCACCTTCTCGGACCGACACTGTACCAATTGGAAATTCTCCTGTTACATGGATACCATGAATCACTTCCACATCGTCTAGTACACCGGTCTCAATGATTTTAAGTGCCCCAATAGATGACTCTTCTGCAGGTTGAAAAACCAACTTAACAGTTCCTGAAAAAGTTGAACGATTTTGATGTAATAAAATCGCTACTCCAATTAAGGTAGTTGTGTGAAAATCATGTCCACAAGCATGCATCACACCTTCTCTTTCTGATTTCCATTCTAATTCAGTTTCTTCATGGACAGGTAATGCATCAATATCCGCTCGTAAAGCTATAGTAGGTCCTGCTCCTTTAGACCCCTGAATTGATGCAACCAATCCTGTTTCTAATGGAAGGTTTATAATGTCTATTCCGTATTTTTCTAATAATTCACGAATCCTTTCAGTGGTTTCAAATTCCTGATATGATAATTCTGGATGTTGATGAAACCATTTAAACAATTGTTCAAGTTCCTTTTGAATTTCCATGCATAATCCTCCTAGTTCCAACTATTTACACTAAAATAGTGCCTGTTAGTTGGTACAAATATTATCACATATTTGTATCTAGAACCAATACATATTATTTATTACGGCGATAGAATATTTTTATAGCAAATACTTTAATGTGCTCTAAAATAGATATAAATATACTCAAATAGATGAAACGTCTAATCTTTCTATGAAAAAACACCTCGTATTTTTCAACACGAGATGTTTTACAGTTTATTGCATTTCTCCAGCTAAGCGATAGACTGCTTCTGCGTAGATATCCATCGTTTTTTCTAAATCCTTCAACGGCATCCTTTCATTTTCCTGATGCTCGGTTTGCTCCGTATCTGGGAAACAGGCTCCGAAGGCCACACAGTTTTTCATGGTTCGAGCAAAGGTTGCACCACCTGATGAGATAGGCTGACTAAGAGTATCACCCGTTTTTTCTTGGTAGACTGCCATTAAGGTCTGAACCAATTCACTGTCCAAAGGGACATATAAAGCTGGTAAGTAGTCAAATTCTTGATAGTCTAAACCAAAAGTTGCTGCCTTTTCACTCAAGATATGCACCAAATGTTCCTTATTCGCAAGTACAGGAATCCGCATATCAATCCGAATTTCAGATTTTTTAGGCTGAATCGTGAGACCCGCAATATTGAAACTAAGGGTTCCAGAAGGTTCATCCGTGACATCGTCAAATAATCTGAAACCTGTTGCATCTTCCCCTACTGCATTGGCAATGAAATCAATAGCAGGATGGCCAACAAATTTTTGGAGCGCAATGGCCAATCGAACGATCGCATTGATTCCCTCTGCAGCATCCTTGGCATGTTTTGAAATGCCTAAAACAATCACTCGATCATCATCTATTTCATAATCGAATCCTAATTGATCCAATTCAGCAACCAAACTGGCCAACAAATGCCCTGAATAACTAGCCTTTGCAGGCACAACATTATAAGCTGTTCCAGCCTCCATCGTTAAAATACGGTCTCCAGGACCAACAAGTTTTGCTTGTAACAGACCTTTTTCTGCATAGGTCAAGGGGAAAGAAGAATCTGGTGCAAATCCCATCGTCGCAACTTCTTCTAGTTGATTGTACCGATTCATACACCGCCATAAGGTTTCTTCGTCTGTTCCAAAGATAAACCGAATACGTTTGGTAAACGTAACACCAGCATCCATTAAGGCCTTGACCGCAAATAAAGCTGCCATGGAAGGACCCTTATCATCTTGAACCCCTCGGCCAACCAAATGGTCATTTTTTATGGTTGCTTCAAAAGGGGGAGTTTCCCAATTCGAGAGGTCCCCAGCTGGAACGACATCTAAATGACATAGAATTGCCAACAATTCATCCCCTTGACCGATTTGGGCATAACCATAATACCCTTCCGGATCGAGATAAGTTGAAAAACCCAGTTTTTCAGCCATGGACAGCGTGTATTCTAAGACATCTTGAATAGCTTGTCCAAAAGGAGTACTGGTCTGATGTTCTTGCAACACAGAGGGAAAGGCGACTAATGCTTGAATAGCCGACACACAAGCCTGCTTGTGCTCCTCAGTAATAAATGAATGTTCCTTCATTGTCTCTCCTTTCATACACAATTTATGGATCGGAGTAAGACCTACCATTTTTTAAAAGAATGTTGCAATCACAAGAATGATGATGGATGCAACAATAATGGCTGCAATCAATTTTCCAACGAATTTATACCAAGTAGCAATATCCACGCGACCAAGTGCCAATGCTCCCATAACAATACCAGAGGTTGGAGCAACTAAATTCAATACACCAGAAGCTGCTTGGAAAGCAGTGATAATCAAATGTGCAGGTACATTTACAAACTCACCCAATGGAGCCATGATACCCATAGAAGCACCTGCCAAG
Protein-coding regions in this window:
- a CDS encoding dipeptidase; amino-acid sequence: MKEHSFITEEHKQACVSAIQALVAFPSVLQEHQTSTPFGQAIQDVLEYTLSMAEKLGFSTYLDPEGYYGYAQIGQGDELLAILCHLDVVPAGDLSNWETPPFEATIKNDHLVGRGVQDDKGPSMAALFAVKALMDAGVTFTKRIRFIFGTDEETLWRCMNRYNQLEEVATMGFAPDSSFPLTYAEKGLLQAKLVGPGDRILTMEAGTAYNVVPAKASYSGHLLASLVAELDQLGFDYEIDDDRVIVLGISKHAKDAAEGINAIVRLAIALQKFVGHPAIDFIANAVGEDATGFRLFDDVTDEPSGTLSFNIAGLTIQPKKSEIRIDMRIPVLANKEHLVHILSEKAATFGLDYQEFDYLPALYVPLDSELVQTLMAVYQEKTGDTLSQPISSGGATFARTMKNCVAFGACFPDTEQTEHQENERMPLKDLEKTMDIYAEAVYRLAGEMQ
- a CDS encoding methionine ABC transporter ATP-binding protein, yielding MIKIEQVSKSYFVNGRVISALQDVSLHVKKGSIYGVIGYSGAGKSTLLRLVNGLEKPDKGEVEVQGKILTQLPENELNALRKNIGMVFQQFNLLESQTVFQNIALPLILTKVSKKDQEDRVNTLLDFVGLREKANVKVSQLSGGQKQRIGIARALATNPEILLCDEATSALDPHTTDAILDLLVKVNEQFGVTILLITHEMDVIRKICDQITIMEAGKIVEQGDTLEIFKNPQQEITKRFVETVVSNRVPRIISEQLLPTDTVAKLIFVGRHAGDGILHSLALVFNIKISILAASISELRNDLLGILIVKIEGDYFNFSAIEEYLIEQNVSIERLGEL
- a CDS encoding MetQ/NlpA family ABC transporter substrate-binding protein; its protein translation is MFRNLQKCLFVLGLAALTFILGACNTEKSAENISENKIIHYGKAAGPYTVLFEDAIIPILEKKGYSFEVTEFSDLVQNDTALAEGDIDVNVEQHTAYMNNFNSSNNANLVALTPIPTVAAALYSSNHKSLNEIKNGAKIAIPSDPSNTSRALAIIEKANWITLDKTADRTALTVDDIVDNKYNIEFILVESAQIPPALDDFDYAVIVGAIVYSAKIDPSTALLKEDIADHLWLQVVVKEENKNSQWAKDIVEAYQSDEFAAYLEENNDGLWSIPSNN
- a CDS encoding amidohydrolase, with the protein product MEIQKELEQLFKWFHQHPELSYQEFETTERIRELLEKYGIDIINLPLETGLVASIQGSKGAGPTIALRADIDALPVHEETELEWKSEREGVMHACGHDFHTTTLIGVAILLHQNRSTFSGTVKLVFQPAEESSIGALKIIETGVLDDVEVIHGIHVTGEFPIGTVSVREGEMTGAVDRFKIHLKGIGSHAAKPELSKDPIVAVGALIQSLQTIVSRNSDPFQSSLLSLTHVQAGSTWNVIPERATVEGTIRTLKASERKLFKQRFYDIVSHIAMAYNVDYSIDWIKGPPATRNHPKWVEVISEIAKQAGLNVEVPKQNLGGEDFAFYQEKIPGVYWQIGTGITYPNHHPKFQVSPEPLSKASEIYTQLALQTLKILRGEKDD
- a CDS encoding methionine ABC transporter permease, whose product is MGIKLERLAESGVQTIYMLSLSLLFGLIIGIPIALLLVTTRPGGLKENRIVFTIVSNLVNIFRSLPFVILLIFISPVTKLIVGTRIGTRAAIVPLVVYIAPYLARLIENSLLEVKKGILEAAQSMGASWWQIIYYFLLPEAKSSLILTITTGSIGLLGATAMAGIIGGGGIGDLALTYGYQRFNTVLMVTTVLILIVFVQSLQGIGNYLANHFRN